Part of the Sorghum bicolor cultivar BTx623 chromosome 1, Sorghum_bicolor_NCBIv3, whole genome shotgun sequence genome, TTCTGCATTATTGCTTCGGATCATTTATCATTCTTTTAATTATTTCCATTATCGTCAAAGTTGGATTAATTTTGCAGGATCTGTTTTCTGAGTGGCACTACTATAAGCGTTGATTTGTTTGATGCTAGCTccattcagccaaaataaaagttttgcCATGCATCCTTATTTCTTTCATAATTTGCACAAGTAAGATTTACTATTTTTCTACTAACTAAATTGCTGCCAACTGCCAGACAAGCATGTTATTATTCGCCCATATATATTAACCATACACAAACAGTGCTAAAAAAGGGTGCTCTCAggatcaaaataaaattttACAACCTTTTACAAGGAATCAAACTTCAATTTTAAATTCAGAAGCACCTGTGTTGTATGCATCCTTTTCTACATCTGAATGAATTACTGAACAATCTAACTGTACTATTATTATTTAACAATTAAATTAAATGAATAGGCTATGTTTATGTTATTAGATTGGAGAGTGGTTAAATTTATGAAACAAATTTTACAGTGAGGAAATGCTTGCCCATTCTTGCGGCTCGGCTCTAGAGACTAGCTGGCTGAACTTCGCAATGTCTATGCTGGGAGATACATATGATACGCTAAGTGACATCACCAACATCGCAGGTATGATTTCAATAGATATATATACAACACTTTTGGGATGTCCCTTTGATTCTCGACATTATTAGTCCAAACAACTACTTTAGATGAGGCCTCACAGAAGAGGGAGGAAAGAAACATGCAGCAATAACATAATTGTAGAGCTGAGATGACCGACGAAAAGAGGAAAGAGATTAAGAGAAAACAACGTGAGTTTCTTAATTCTGATCTATACTATAATGGATCAATTCAAACTATTTTAggtacaccaaataatatgtcctCCGCTGAGAGAGTCCAACTACAGTGTACCCAGAAATTTGCACCCAGAATTTTAACATTATTAAGAAATTAAGATCTATGGCTCCTAATCCTTCTTAGCAGGCTTCGACTAAATCCGATGGCCAATGTTACTTGTATGCTTCAACGCACCCAGGCTTCAACGTGCCCACGCTTTCCCCCGCACGAGCCCTCCGCACTCCCTCTGGGACAAGGGATCGAATCCACGCCGCCCTGCCTTCgcgacaaaaaaaaatataaccgATTTACACAGGAAAAGGGAACGGTGGTAGATGCGGCAGCGGCGACGGTCGAGGCGGCAGTCGCGGCCACTGCCAGGAGCGGTGAGTTGTCCAAGTCCGTGGCTAGCGGCGAGCTATCCATGGCCACTGTGCACCAACGAGGGATGGATTGTGCCGCAGTTTCCCAAAGCACGCTCGCCGTTGGGGTTCCCCGCACGAGCGACACGACCTACCCCAGGCGGCGGGCTGCCACACGACTTCCCCACGTTCACCTCCCTCCTCGCCGGTGGCCTCCGATGGTGGGGACAATACGGATTTATGGCATCATGGCTGCAGCTCGAGTCAAAGGTCTTAGTTCTAGATCGATTATTTGGATTCGTCCTCCGTGAAATTCATCTGCCGTCTCCTAGCACTTGTAGTCATGCAGCGAAGGCCCCATTTGCGGAGATGACAGGCCGGTTTCCAACGAGATGACGCAACACCCAAAACACACCACGGAAGAGGACGGTCTGGAGCATGGAGCATCATCGTGCCAGCAGCCTGAGCGCCCGGGCGGCAACAGCACCGTCAGGTCTGGATGCATTGATAGAATCACGGAGAGGAGCTATTACTAGATTTTTTTAAAGAGCAATATGGTTGCTTCGATGAACCCTGATGAGCATATAAAATGATGTAAGTGCCAAAATAAGTATTATATTCTTACATTTGTTTATTTTATGAACTTTGAGATATTCTATAGAACTTATTTTAATGGATTGAGTATTACCTTCTTAGTACTAGATGAAGTATGAGAAGATAGATTAGGCCTCCATATTAGTTCTCAACCTAGGCCAAACAAAAGGAACACCCCTATCCCGATGGCCTGACGAGTAGCTAGGTACCGGCAGGGCGGAGTGAGCATGCTAGGTGGAACAAGCCAGCAGGTGCTTTTCTAGAGCATAGAAAAGTCCACCCTGCTATCAATTGTGTATGGATAGTTCTGTTGCTTTTCTAGAGCATATATTAAAGTGCAATGTGACATTCCTGGATATAATGTAGAtatatatgagattgagtagAAAGTTTTTTGTGGTGGTTTTGTAGTTTTTTTAGGGTGTTTTACTGATTTATTCTTCTAATTTTCCTATTGCGGGGTTCTGACATGGGATGAGATCCAGTAGCTACTCGGAGTCTCAGGACACTAATTTGCCATAGTTAATAATATAATTGTTTTTAAGCCATTTTCTTTTAGCATGATGGCTGTATTTATTGTTTCTTTATTGGGTTTGATTTTGAGCTTGTCAAACCTGAATTTGTGCACTATGTTTTTGAAGGAACAGGCTGGAATTGATATGATTGCCTATTGGTGTCTTATAGATTGTAATGAAAAGCTAGACCTTCTAGGCTGAAGAGTTTTCAATGTAAGTCTGCATCTCTACGATGAGTTCAGGCAACTTGACTGTGAACATGTCTAAAGAAAGCAAAGTTAACATCAATAATCGTTTTCACCATCAGAATTCGGATGTGAAATGTGCTTCTTAACTAGATCCTTGGCCTATCTTATTTTCTGAGCAACGAATGCGATTGAGCAATCACCTACAATAGATCGCTATCCAGTATACTATATCTGAACTCATTTATTGAAGAcaactttttttcctttttgcaGAACTGTAAGGCCTTTGCTTCAGTGGACTTTGAGATGGAACTTGGATGGTAGTTTTAGTTTTCAAATCATGACAACATATAGGTGGCATTTTGTATGTCAGATTATAACTTATGCTAGGCCTTCCTTCTGCTGTTATTTTGTAACATTTATTTTTCAGTTTTGAATATTACAGAAATCTACAATGTCATTTTTGGTGCTATGCTCCTTGATTCAATAATGACTGGACTAAAGAGCCTGACATTGGTGTGCCCAATAAGAATGACCCCAATCAATTTTGCTCCAAGAAGAATTGACGACTACTTAGATGCCAAAATGGCAAGTCTTTTAATTTTCTCTCTTAGGATTATTCAAAGTCGAAGCTGTCACTGGTTATATACTATCTAAAACCTgatatttttaaaaatttgtACTCTGTTGTACTGTAGGCAAGAAGTTGTAGCTCAGCTATGCGGGTTGCTGGTGTAGTTGAACTCACATGTGAAGCCTATTTTGGTCTTGCAATGAGCATGGATGTAACAAGATACAAGGATAGTTTCTAACATTCTATTTTCCATCCCGCTGATGTTCGTTGATTTCTTGATAGAGTTTTAGTATTAGTAATAGAGTCTAAATGGTATGAGCCATGAAATTAAGCcgtggcgttagcacgggcactatactagtGTATAATAATGCATGTAGCATAAATCATGCTGGGGAATatgagagcaagtattatagtaggctgtaagctggctaaatgctgaggtggaggagagaagggaggagagagaggagaaacgggctgtaagcttacagccagccTAGGCAcagaaaccaagaaactttgtgagagagacaagtgggtcatgtattaatagtaaatagctaactattgtatgggtgggctgGAAGAAGGTTGCAAAAAACCTTACAGCTAGCAAGTGGGCtggattattaaacttgctctgatAGAAGAAGTATATAGTGGTCTGCAGGGTGGTCGGTGGACGACCAAGACCGAGTTGATGAGACGGCATGAGCACCATGTTCCCGTGCTCTAGAGTATGAGATATTTAAGGGTGTTCTTATCAAAAGTGTTTAACAAACTTTTAATTTACAGAAAAAATACATCTGAAAGGTCAGAGGGTGGGTGAGCACATCAAGGTGCCGCACGAACAGAAAATGTGAGGATGCTAAGCACATAAAAATGAATTAAAGTGCTAGTGTAGTAGCAGTGGTTAGAAAACCTGCAAGCACGTGGAGTATGTATGTAATATTTTATGATGTACTTTGACACCATCATGTATAATTGAATGTAGTAGTATATATTTGtccataatatatatgtattttAGAATATTCACGTAGTATACATTTGTTCTATaatatgttttatttttatttttatttaattttgatatgtgttattattattttatgatGTATTAACAATCTATAACTGATATTAAAACCACATCTTTCTGGTTCAACCTCATTTTCGTGTCCCGCTCTTTGCCTTTCTTTTCATAATATAATGGTGTTCTGAGTCTGTTCGTTTGTTTTATAAGATGTATTTTTCTGTAAACCAGCAATATTTTTATCTTATAATAAATTAACAAATTATTTTTAATCAAAGCTTTTTAGATCAGTAGATATACTCTAAAATATCTTGTTTTTATGTCTTTTTTGTGATGTCCTCGTATTTTATTCCTCGGCGGTGTTTCCTTGCCGCGGATTCTTCCCACGGTAACACTGTGTTGTTAACTagtcgccttgtttagttcacttcaaaaaccaaaaaaatttcaagattcctcgtcacatcaaatctttcgtcacatgcatgaaacattaaatatagataaaaataaaaactaattacacagtttacctataaatcacgagacgaatcttttgatcttagttagtttatgattagacaatatttatcataaacaaacaaaagtgctacagtagcgaaatccaaaatcttttcgcatctaaacaaagcctcaaaATTTCTATCCCCAGGCTTCCCATGATAACACCGTGGTGTTCCATAGTCTCAAGTTTATCTAGCTCTTATTCCATGATTTGTTTTATTTTCACAgtatcttttatttttcttctttAATATTAAGTGTAGATTTAGTTTAATAAATTTAATATATCTTTATAAATTCAGTTATACTTAAAAATTTTATTACTCACTCGAGACATGTAGGGATGGAAAGTGGAAATAGATATTTCAATTATCTGACTTTCGTATCCGCTAAAACTTATAATATGAATATCTTTATTCATATCCTTTCCTAATGCGGACACTAAATGAATATCTAAATTcattttttgtatttttctcTATCCTATTTCAGATCCGtatgataaaaatataaaatgattgATCTTTATCTGTATCCACAAACAAGGTATAGTGAAtctatttaaaatttttatctcaattattattgtctaattattaaATTTTAGTAACATTGGTAATGCACTGAGGCTATTTAATCGTATATCTATAAATAACTTTaaatattaatttagtattatcAATGATTCATAAATATTAAATTATTGCAATATTTTTGTAATTTAGTTTAAACTTAATATATTCATTCTTGTAatcttttatataatttaaatgtcatgataaatattatataaACAACAATTGATTAATTGATATACTTCATTATTTGATATTTATTGATAACTATATTATCTTTTATGAGCTATCATTATCTATGTTACATACATGCATATTCTAATCCATAGTTGTTCAATAATTTTGTAATTATAAAAacatttatataaaataaaatgctATTTGTTATCTACCATTCTTATTTGAATTTTCTTCATCTATTATGTCATTAAATATTATTCATTATGATTTAGGTCACTTCGATATTGGAGACTATTAGAAGTGTACTGTGATATTATTTTCacaatggttatcaataaaCTTAGTTGTAAATTCTACTTATGTATATTGATTTTAATAATATGCACTTTGAGTCTAATTGGGTAAATGTCCAAATAGAAATCTAAATCCAAGACATGTATTTTGTGTTCGTATttcaaaatatttattaggattgTGCTTGTACGTTGCAACGGGAATAGAGTAATATAGTGATAATTTTAAGTTTGAACATGTGTTAGTACTATTAAAAAATATAATActttaaatgttactctcttcatTCATTTATTTCCTTCGTctaatcaaaaactttttactcAAAAATCTTTTCATATTAGCTTGGGACTTGTATATATTTATTGTCTCTTTGCTGCTCATTGGCTACCACTTGTCGACATTTATTGCCTCTTTGCTGCTCATTGGTTATTTCTTGCATGTGATTCCTCATGTGCGCTCGGTTCGAGATAATAAAATGTAAAATGAGTGCTTTTGCTCTGCTCCTTGGTCATTTACGTCGAATGCTAAATCGATGAATATAAATGAATAGAGGGAGTATGTTCATAACACTATATTCGTAACATGATGGTCTTGGGAGGATCAGGGCACGTAGTGATTAgttgtgtggacaaaagccttgtttagtgagggtgttaaagtttaacagatgctatagcatttttattttattaggtaattagtatctaattataaactaactaggcagTAGCGGAGCGTGGAGAGAAAACAAGGAGGGGCAAAAAAAATCCAATAACAGTTATAGCAGCTAGCAACAATATGATATAGTCACTTTTAtccttttttatttgttttctaAAACCTAGACTTCTCATTTTTCCTTATGTAGCAGCCttttatggtgaaaatgatgagAACATTCGTATATGCAGTGCCaaaacatggaagcaaggggGGCAGGAGCCCAGGTTCGCCTCCATGAGGCTCCGCTATTGTAACCAGGCTTAAAATATTCTTCtcataaattactctctagccgtgcttttagtttcgtaaatagtctatatttaatgcttcatgcatgtgtccaaatatttgatgtgactgGAGTTAAACTTTAATCGCCTTAGTTATAAAAACTTTCAAAATTTccaatcacatcgaatcttcagacgcatgcatggagcattaaatatagttaaaaatagctaattatacagtttacctctaatttacgagacgaatcttttgaacctacttAGTTcatgttggacaataattatcaaatataaatgaaagtgctatagtagccgAACCTAAAAAATTTCGCAAACCAAAGCCAATGATCGCTGCACGGTGATTAGCATAGTGGACAAAAATATTGGCCACTTTTTAGGACATGTTTGGTTATGGACGGTTAAGTTTACTAtatgtcacatcaaatatttggacatatgtatgaagtactaaatatagactatttatgaaactaaaaacatggCTAAAGAATAATtttcgagacgaatcttttgagtctaattagtccaaacattaattgtcaaataaaataaaaatactatagtacctTTTAAACTTTCACAAACCAACCAAGTAGATAGAGATATAGATGTAGAGAAGAGATATATCGGTGTTTAAATTTGAattaaaattattttatagaCGATATCCTAATCTAGTTATATACGAATCCGATTAATTTCCATTCGTATTATCGTATAAGGGCATATCCCCCACAAAGCCGAAAGGAGTTTCACACGCGAGTACTACGCTACAAGACACAAGACACGTCGAACCCAGCCGGTCGGCCGGGGCCGGCGCTGCGAGTCTGTGACTGTGACACCGCGGACGGCACGGCACACCGCACACGGGCGCACTGCCATGCGGAGCCGAGCCGACGGTTCACTTCGGTTCAAAAGCCACTTGCCGAATCGAATCGGACCGGTCCCCACCCACCACCTTTCGTCCTTTCCCCCCACTCCAAGCTCTAGCCAATCGCGGGAGACGCTCGTCGTCCTCGCCGCCGTAACCGTCTCCGGGCCCGGCCTACCTCCAGCCACCCCACGTCGGTAGCCAGTAGCCCCACCAACGCCTACGGCGACCCCACGAAGCAGCTTCCTTAAAAAAAAACCTCGGCGGATGGCTGGGCCTGGGTTCCTGCTGCAACTGCAACCCCACCAcgtcctcctcctgctcctcgtccTCCCCTGCCTGCTTCCCTGTCTCCGCGCGACGACCGAGATGGCGccaaccgccgccgccggcggctccGACGAGGGCGCCAGCGCGCTGCTCGGGCTCCTGCAGCGGGTGCAGTCGGAGGCGCTGCGCGTGCTGGGGCCTCACGACTTCGACCCCAAGTTCTACGTCGACCTGCCGCTGGCCACCGACGAGCGCGCCGCGGACGCCGCCCTCGCGGCGCTGCCGCGCCACCCGGCGCCGTCGCGAGCGGAGCTAGATGACTTCCTGTCCCGCCACTTCGGGGACCCCGGGACGGACCTCGTGGACGCCGACCCACCGGACTTCGACGCCGAGCCGCGCGGGTTCCTGCCCCGCGTCCACAGCCCCGAGGCGCGGGCGTGGGCGCTGGAGGTGCACGCGCTGTGGAAGCAACTGGCGCGGCGGGTGGCGCCCGACGTCGCGGCGCGGCCGGACCGGCACACGCTACTGCCGCTGCCCGGCGGGGTCGTCGTGCCGGGCTCCAGGTTCCGAGAGGTATACTACTGGGACTCCTACTGGGTCGTCAGGTACCTCTCCTAATCCGTCTCCGCTCGCTTGGTTTGACCGCCGCCGCTTTGCTCCATTGCTGCTACGCTTGGTTTGGCCGTCGCCGCTTTGCTCCATTACTGCTACGCTTTCCTTGTCGCGTGCTACAATCAAACAATACAGTACTACTATAGTATGTACGTACCGTAGTACAGCTCTAGATCACTATAATCCGTGGTTTTTTTCATTGGGATTTGGGAGATGCAAAATTAATGAATCCAGGTCCAGACATGGGGTACGTGTTCTCCTCTCGTAGTTATTGCTGATGCGGTCCCACATGTAAGGCAATCTCTCGATTTTCATTTGTGTGTTGCTGCGTTCGTCGTGCGCTTTGTCAATGCCTTGTCCGTTCTGTTCGTCGTAGTGTCCGTCGTGCGCCTTTTGTCATCACCATGTACGTATGAGTAAAAGACTATAGACGCCTGACTTTTTCTATGGGTGCTGGCCGCCGTGCTGTGGCGTTGTCATTGGAATTAGTTTTCTGAGATGAGATTATTGACAGAGTCCTTGCTTTTATCTGTTCTAGTTCCTACTGATCTCTTATATGGCggttgtatatatattttttgtaccTACTGTACTCGTACGGATCCAAATAGACATTGGGAACAAACTAACCGTTGTTCTTGTTATGGCTCAATGCAGGGGATTGCTAGTGAGCAAAATGTATGACACGGCAAAGGCTATTGTGCTTAACCTTGTATACATGTTGGAAAAATATGGTTTTGTTCCGAATGGTGCAAGATCCTACTACATTAACCGAAGGTGATAATTctgtctgcaccagattgatctTTAGTTTGCATCTACAGCCCAAAACATTTAAAGGAAGGTTTATGTATAATGTCTGTCTGTAGTTATATGCTTAGCTTCACGAGAACATTAGAGGGCTGATTGAAGACTAGTTGGAGTCCCACTCAGCTCCTACTACATGTATATGCAACATATTGCCAAGAGGTCATCATCATCCTGATAGATGCTTTCTCTCTGTAGCCAACCACCACTTTTAAGCTCCATGGTTTTAGAAGTATACAGGGCAACTCGTGACGTGGAGTTTGTTAGGACAGTATTCCCCTCTCTGCTTAAAGAGCATAGCTTCTGGATGTCAGGTACCCCATGGTGACAACAACAGTTCAAATTTATTTGGTATGTTTTTGCATGATTGAAGGCAAGGTAACATTACATTGTTTCTATATGCAGATATTCATAATGTGGCTATAGCGGACAATCATGGTCAGGTCCATAATTTGTCTCGGTATCAGGCTAGGTGGAACAAACCTAGGCCTGAAAGTGCGACAATTGTAAAGTCTTAGCCTTGCCTATATTTTTAATGAATTTGCTAGTGCCAGTGCCAGTGAAAGTTTACCATTAACGGACCAACTAATATAGTTTTCTTCTTTAAGGATGAGGAACTGGCTTCGAAGGTTAATTCTATGGCCGCCAAGGAAAAACTGTACCGTGAAATTGCTTCAACAGCAGAATCAGGATGGGATTTTAGCTCTCGATGGATGAGGTTTGGATGTTTGCTATCCTTAACAAGGAACTAACGAGCTAACAGTTTTGCTGCTTTCGCTACACTGGTTAAAACAAGTACTGCAATAGAACACACCAAACTCCACTGACCACTGATACAAATTTATGTGTGCACCGTGTACCACAATTTGTTTCTGAGTGGTTTTACTGTTTTATGTAGGAATTCTACTGACATGACAACATTGGCAACCACTTACATCATTCCTGTGGACTTGAACATATTCATATTTAAGGTAAGCTTGTCATGATACTTGAAATTCAATGTGGCATGATATGTAGGTTTAGCATGACTTGGGTGCATAATATTAAGCACATCTTGGAAGCTAGTTTGGAGAAAAAGATGTATCTAAATCCAGTCAACAATGCTTGCAAATGTGATAAAGCCTAGCTTTATTGATGCACGACACAGATGGAGCTGGATATTGGTGCCTTGGCTAAACTTGTAGGAGACAGTGCAACTTCAGAAAAATTTTTAAGGGCTTCAAAAGCACGTCATATTGCAATTGACTCTATTTTGTGGAACTCTGAGATGGAACAGTGGCTTGACTATTGGCTTCCTGCTGACGCAGACTGTCAGGTGCTCTCAAACGGATCTTTAT contains:
- the LOC8062898 gene encoding probable trehalase isoform X1, whose amino-acid sequence is MAGPGFLLQLQPHHVLLLLLVLPCLLPCLRATTEMAPTAAAGGSDEGASALLGLLQRVQSEALRVLGPHDFDPKFYVDLPLATDERAADAALAALPRHPAPSRAELDDFLSRHFGDPGTDLVDADPPDFDAEPRGFLPRVHSPEARAWALEVHALWKQLARRVAPDVAARPDRHTLLPLPGGVVVPGSRFREVYYWDSYWVVRGLLVSKMYDTAKAIVLNLVYMLEKYGFVPNGARSYYINRSQPPLLSSMVLEVYRATRDVEFVRTVFPSLLKEHSFWMSDIHNVAIADNHGQVHNLSRYQARWNKPRPESATIDEELASKVNSMAAKEKLYREIASTAESGWDFSSRWMRNSTDMTTLATTYIIPVDLNIFIFKMELDIGALAKLVGDSATSEKFLRASKARHIAIDSILWNSEMEQWLDYWLPADADCQGVHEWKTNSQNRNIFASNFIPLWLNAYHSGLVRFADEAKSKRVMASLKASGLLHAAGIATSLINTGQQWDFPNGWAPLQHLIAEGLSHSGLSEAKKLAEDIATRWVRTNYAAYKSTGAMHEKYNVTACGESGGGGEYKPQTGFGWSNGVVLSFLEEFGWPEDKEIACSGKVLTTG
- the LOC8062898 gene encoding probable trehalase isoform X3, whose translation is MTSCPATSGTPGRTSWTPTHRTSTPSRAGSCPASTAPRRGRGRWRCTRCGSNWRGGWRPTSRRGRTGTRYCRCPAGSSCRAPGSERGLLVSKMYDTAKAIVLNLVYMLEKYGFVPNGARSYYINRSQPPLLSSMVLEVYRATRDVEFVRTVFPSLLKEHSFWMSDIHNVAIADNHGQVHNLSRYQARWNKPRPESATIDEELASKVNSMAAKEKLYREIASTAESGWDFSSRWMRNSTDMTTLATTYIIPVDLNIFIFKMELDIGALAKLVGDSATSEKFLRASKARHIAIDSILWNSEMEQWLDYWLPADADCQGVHEWKTNSQNRNIFASNFIPLWLNAYHSGLVRFADEAKSKRVMASLKASGLLHAAGIATSLINTGQQWDFPNGWAPLQHLIAEGLSHSGLSEAKKLAEDIATRWVRTNYAAYKSTGAMHEKYNVTACGESGGGGEYKPQTGFGWSNGVVLSFLEEFGWPEDKEIACSGKVLTTG
- the LOC8062898 gene encoding probable trehalase isoform X2; protein product: MAGPGFLLQLQPHHVLLLLLVLPCLLPCLRATTEMAPTAAAGGSDEGASALLGLLQRVQSEALRVLGPHDFDPKFYVDLPLATDERAADAALAALPRHPAPSRAELDDFLSRHFGDPGTDLVDADPPDFDAEPRGFLPRVHSPEARAWALEVHALWKQLARRVAPDVAARPDRHTLLPLPGGVVVPGSRFREVYYWDSYWVVRGLLVSKMYDTAKAIVLNLVYMLEKYGFVPNGARSYYINRSQPPLLSSMVLEVYRATRDVEFVRTVFPSLLKEHSFWMSDIHNVAIADNHGQVHNLSRYQARWNKPRPESATIDEELASKVNSMAAKEKLYREIASTAESGWDFSSRWMRNSTDMTTLATTYIIPVDLNIFIFKMELDIGALAKLVGDSATSEKFLRASKARHIAIDSILWNSEMEQWLDYWLPADADCQGVHEWKTNSQNRNIFASNFIPLWLNAYHSGLVRFADEAKSKRVMASLKASGLLHAAGIATSLINTGQQC